In one Cryptococcus deuterogattii R265 chromosome 9, complete sequence genomic region, the following are encoded:
- a CDS encoding defective in Cullin neddylation protein 1 — translation MPLSTKDSLLVTQFRAITGTSSADAAKYIKKYKYIEAAVDAFYNNEPAPRADPAQERKLGEIWEKFKDPSDPKLIKIDGTMELCEELDIDPGTDAVLFCLAADLGSKATGEWEKPPFIAGIASYPGNIDSLPKLKAYLPNLREKLVSDPEYFKKVYNHAFQLARGGPQSLTRSLPLDTAIDLWTLFFPPAFNHSPSALSHLPNNTSPQFTQPEFDLWIEFMQQKNKAVSKDTWALLVDFARSIDKDFKEYDEDGAWPSMIDDFVEYVRERKGKQ, via the exons ATG CCCCTCTCCACCAAGGATTCGCTCCTCGTCACCCAGTTCAGAGCAATCACAGGCACATC ATCGGCCGACGCTGCCAAGTATATCAAGAAATACAAGTACATTGAGGCC GCTGTAGATGCGTTCTACAACAATGAGCCAGCACCGAGAGCCGATCCTGCACAGGAGCGCAAGCTCGGTGAAATCTGGGAAAAGTTCAAGG ACCCATCCGACCCCAAATTGATCAAAATTGACGGTACCATGGAGCTATGTGAAGAGCTTGATATTGATCCTGGCACT GACGCCGTCTTGTTCTGCCTCGCTGCTGATCTCGGCTCCAAAGCCACAggtgaatgggaaaagCCGCCCTTTATAGCTGGTATTGCGTCCTACCCTGGAAA TATCGACTCCCTTCCCAAATTAAAAGCCTACCTCCCGAATCTCCGCGAAAAGCTGGTCAGCGATCCAGAGTACTTTAAAAAGGTGTACAACCACGCCTTCCAGCTTGCACGTGGTGGGCCCCAGTCGCTCACGCGTTCACTCCCGCTCGATACTG CTATTGACTTATGgacgctcttcttccctcccgCTTTCAATCATTCCCCATCTGctctctcccatctccccAACAACACATCACCCCAGTTCACCCAACCAGAATTCGACCTCTGGATTGAATTCATGCAACAAAAAAACAAGGCCGTCTCCAAAGATACTTGGGCACTGTTGGTCGATTTCGCGAGGAGTATTGACAAAGATTTCAAAGAGTatgacgaggatggagcTTGGCCCTCGATGATTGACGATTTTGTAGAGTATGTGcgggagagaaaaggaaagcagTAG
- a CDS encoding PH and SEC7 domain-containing protein: protein MEAAPPRPSTSSSHSLRRTPADFEAALRNPQETLYLSAGPPPVGEDLESEAASTATGHHYSSGTSAAAMDDPDAPVPADKRSFEDDLRALGRAQERDEGRIGLGVGDVRERSVVKGLPISVPAVIPPTPSGHTRKASCVTTSSTTSTGPGDTPTRAVRRQVKSIGLDAELGIEPKSKKATPKRRTLFSKATTTSQPDLASMVRRSTHRSSKTPSAPSPSLSTSTSSRTLYRKEQPSPSASRIRSPTESSDKYGSMMGGSQMATIAEGTGPLSRHKSNASDDGFKTMKYRARGMLGKMFGSSKEGHHSPNLSTSASSSRVDINAETAYPPVPPVPASYASQKQRPYTPLSTTTDVFSPSESSRASAYSASASPAIGPHNRKSKTPTPSTMSGRRESQASPMITDKPLPSVRDNVDDHDSTSMTTATKRESSSQDARDPASVSENETPSRSTSSSSRRVVPSPSPATAAITSFSDDMAGMLANIGQSEPAMELGLPPERFRRKDDKNRFSAVLGKPLSDQEPVSPTLTSSTFRPIASSPQRSASLPAASASEQASSMTLNGSSAAQLSSFLDPPIFQSSTFLNHELFSHHPHHPQQPQKRHHTEPCINLHASSSSLSSATAPSVDVPQIASIFETTGNGDQKGENAWQASSAGPSPLLPSSAKFDSSLGVESTDRPSPSPIASSAWARQAQESPASWPSARLQPSLSNRIDKASVPASSSAMSGVNSLSAQGTKKGTQGEVVKMTSSRPGTPSKVHEQAVRTSSTDKQFESKNDSELRREQEELGEETNEEKGKRLAREFYEGNGTTVASEKMAEFLGGPHSINDITLKYFMQYFNMEGQSLVDAFRKLCQKLYLKAESQELDRIMGAFSARFFECNPNTVFGSPGILHTVSAAMLMLNTDLHIAELSRHMSKAEFVRNTLQAIHESATVDPSTILSGAAGDERSSTPDLVRDDGSSIKPSLTSNSSMSTTLTNTRAKTPVQPGQARSTSAPIISPHTHYGRADSSLSVAGISAEGKSRNSSFSGGSRSYSKTWEAEAEAALKDIYSSVRADKILLPISDVPVSDRNVSGSSNRQSLISIASNGPYDSRLGRVRTPTDRMNVLRRGSIRSIQGRLNSGGNSPYGSQWYGSDGRLSPALSNATSINETGGTGSGFSSFTPSLGFASNLSHTVIRENEDEVGSLHSKASVGTVEDMDDDELALLGAPWAKEGILQRRAHGEGVAKRVKKADWKQFFVVVSKGDLYMFTFGDGKGGGGFMGGSVGGGNWLENANANGTINLMHTTAAALPKQGHSSSRPFCFTVSQSSGEVITFAAGTEDLVAEWVATCNYWAARKSRQPLQGGVSNMEYGWNRVTVDPLEDEGDRMSIFSQKSNGGRMGGTYGRRALGNGSGGSTGQFDKIHINDWKPPPSAMMPSTLEEEAQLEALVEYVKSREKELEKHKAIEEPMIRLYSHGSRNLHKAKENWKAKSHYIHNEIFKYETYIDALRNAISLRIKKQGEKKLEKSLNTSNNNLQSSSGYKSGALEKTEKAVDASGAAQGVNARGLTIDPTITVGQSDDGEEEQPITPNATIRR from the exons ATGGAGGCTGCTCCCCCCCGGCCGTCGacgtcttcctcccactcGCTCCGCAGGACACCCGCAGACTTCGAGGCTGCACTCCGTAACCCACAGGAGACGCTCTATCTCTCAGCAGGCCCACCACCCGTCGGCGAAGACCTCGAGTCCGAGGCTGCATCCACCGCAACAGGCCATCACTATTCCTCCGGCACGAGCGCAGCAGCCATGGACGACCCAGACGCACCTGTGCCCGCAGACAAGCGAAGCTTTGAGGACGACCTCCGGGCACTGGGTAGAGCGCAGGAGAGAGACGAGGGGAGGATAGGACTCGGTGTGGGAGATGTACGGGAACGAAGTGTCGTCAAGGGACTGCCGATATCTGTCCCGGCAGTGATACCGCCCACACCAAGCGGACATACAAGGAAGGCATCCTGCGTGACGACGTCGAGCACAACGTCGACCGGTCCTGGGGACACACCGACAAGGGCAGTCAGACGGCAGGTGAAAAGCATCGGTCTTGATG CGGAGCTTGGGATTGAGcccaaaagcaaaaaagcGACCCCCAAACGGCGCACTCTCTTCAGCAAGGCTACCACAACTTCCCAGCCCGACCTGGCGTCCATGGTCCGCCGCTCAACCCACCGCAGTAGCAAGACACCTTCCGCTCCTTCACCCTCGCTGTCCACCTCGACAAGTTCACGCACTCTCTATAGGAAGGAGCAGCCGTCCCCATCTGCATCGAGGATTAGGTCCCCAACAGAAAGCAGCGACAAATACGGCAGTATGATGGGAGGTAGTCAGATGGCTACTATTGCGGAAGGGACTGGCCCGTTGAGTAGGCACAAGTCAAACGCTTCTGACGATGGTTTCAAG ACTATGAAGTATAGGGCAAGGGGTATGCTTGGAAAGATGTTTGGATCTAGCAAAGAAGGC CATCATTCTCCAAACCTTTCCacttcagcttcttcctctcgtGTAGATATCAATGCCGAGACAGCTTACCCGCCTGTACCTCCTGTCCCGGCTTCCTATGCCAGTCAGAAACAGCGGCCCTACactcctctttcaacaaCCACCGACGTCTTCAGCCCTTCCGAATCTTCTCGAGCATCCGCTTACTCAGCATCTGCCTCTCCTGCCATAGGCCCGCACAACAGGAAATCAAAAACTCCAACGCCATCAACCATGTCTGGACGGCGCGAGTCGCAGGCTAGTCCCATGATCACAGACAAGCCTTTACCTTCTGTTAGAGACAATGTCGATGATCATGACTCGACATCTATGACAACGGCCACTAAACGAGAATCCAGTTCCCAGGATGCCAGAGATCCAGCCAGTGTATCAGAAAACGAAACTCCATCTCGatccacatcttcctcttcccgcAGAGTCGTCCCTTCGCCTTCACCTGCCACCGCAGCAATAACATCTTTTTCTGACGATATGGCAGGTATGCTTGCTAACATCGGACAGTCGGAACCTGCGATGGAGCTTGGCTTACCGCCGGAAAGATTCAGGCGCAAAGATGACAAAAACAGGTTTTCGGCCGTTTTGGGAAAGCCCCTTTCAGATCAGGAGCCAGTCTCGCCAACATtgacatcatcaacattcaGGCCAATTGCTTCGTCTCCGCAACGGTCGGCATCACTGCCTGCGGCTTCAGCATCGGAACAGGCGTCGTCAATGACTCTTAACGGTTCATCTGCCGCTCAGCTGTCATCCTTCCTTGACCCTCCTATTTTCCAATCTAGTACATTCTTGAATCAtgagctcttctctcatcaccctcatcaccctcaacagCCTCAAAAACGGCATCACACTGAGCCCTGCATCAACCTCCAtgcctcgtcctcatccctctcttctgcgACTGCACCTTCTGTAGACGTCCCTCAAATTGCATCGATATTCGAAACAACAGGCAATGGCGACCAAAAGGGAGAAAACGCGTGGCAAGCATCTTCAGCAGGGCCATCCCCGCTTCTaccatcttctgccaaGTTTGATTCCTCTCTCGGCGTCGAAAGTACTGATAgaccatcaccatcacccatTGCATCTTCGGCTTGGGctcgtcaagctcaagagTCGCCCGCCTCCTGGCCATCAGCACGACTGCAGCCCAGTTTGTCGAATAGGATCGATAAGGCTTCTGTGCCCGCTTCCTCTAGCGCCATGTCTGGTGTCAACTCCCTATCGGCTCAAGGAACGAAAAAGGGCACCCAAGGTGAGGTCGTGAAGATGACTTCCTCCCGGCCAGGGACCCCCAGTAAAGTACATGAGCAGGCTGTAAGGACATCATCCACCGATAAACAGTTTGAAAGCAAGAACGATAGCGAATTGCGTCGTGAGCAAGAGGaattgggagaagaaaccaatgaggagaaagggaagaggctAGCACGGGAATTTTACGAAGGAAATGGGACGACTGTGGCTAGCGAAAAGATGGCAGAGTTTTTAGGTGGACC GCATTCTATCAACGACATCACTTTGAAATATTTTATGCAGTACTTCAATATGGAGGGACAAAGCCTCGTCGACGCCTTTCG gAAACTGTGCCAGAAACTCTACCTCAAAGCCGAATCCCAAGAGCTCGACCGTATCATGGGCGCGTTCTCCGCTCGTTTCTTCGAGTGCAATCCCAACACCGTCTTTGGATCTCCTGGTATCTTACATACTGTCTCCGCCGCGATGCTCATGCTCAACACGGATCTCCATATCGCAGAGTTGAGTAGACATATGTCGAAAGCTGAATTTGTCAGGAACACACTACAGGCTATCCATGAGAGTGCCACTGTTGATCCGAGCACCATCTTAAGCGGGGCCGCTGGAGATGAAAGGTCTTCGACTCCCGATTTGgtgagagatgatgggagCAGCATAAAGCCTAGTCTCACCTCAAACTCGTCCATGTCTACCACGTTAACCAACACGAGAGCCAAAACCCCAGTCCAACCGGGACAAGCTCGAAGTACTTCAGCACCCATCATTTCCCCCCACACTCATTACGGGCGTGCAGACAGTTCGCTATCCGTAGCTGGCATATCtgcagaagggaaaagcAGAAATAGCTCGTTCAGCGGAGGCTCACGGAGCTATTCCAAGACCTGGGAGGCAGAAGCTGAAGCTGCACTGAAAGACATCTACTCTTCCGTTCGTGCCGACAagatccttcttcctatATCTGACGTTCCTGTGAGCGATCGAAATGTGTCTGGCTCGAGCAATCGCCAGTCATTGATTTCAATTGCTAGCAACGGCCCTTACGACTCTAGGCTGGGTAGGGTACGGACCCCGACAGACCGTATGAATGTACTCAGACGTGGGAGTATACGTAGTATTCAAGGTCGGCTGAATAGTGGCGGTAATAGTCCTTATGGTTCCCAGTGGTACGGGTCGGATGGGAGACTTAGTCCTGCTCTGAGCAACGCAACGTCTATCAATGAAACGGGCGGTACTGGTTCCGGTTTCTCGTCTTTCACCCCCTCCCTGGGTTTTGCCTCCAACCTGTCACACACTGTTATTCGAGAAAACGAAGACGAAGTTGGTTCGTTGCACTCAAAGGCTAGTGTGGGCACAGTGGAGGATatggacgatgatgagcttgcATTGCTGGGCGCGCCGTGGGCCAAGGAGGGAATCCTACAGCGCAGAGCACATGGAGAAGGCGTGGCaaagagagtgaagaaagcTGATTGGAAGCAATTCTTTGTGGTGGTCAGTAAGGGAGATCTGTACATGTTCACGTTTGGGGATGGcaagggcggagggggaTTTATGGGTGGGTCTGTGGGTGGTGGGAATTGGCTG GAAAATGCCAATGCGAATGGTACCATCAACCTCATGCATACCACCGCTGCAGCACTTCCCAAACAAggccactcttcttcaagaccATTTTGTTTCACTGTCAGCCAGTCATCAGGCGAAGTGATCACCTTTGCAGCAGGTACAGAAGATCTCGTCGCTGAGTGGGTTGCGACGTGCAACTATTGGGCGGCAAGGAAGAGCCGACAGCCATTACAGGGAGGCGTGTCAAATATGGAGTATGGATGGAACAGGGTCACGGTGGATCCATTGGAGGACGAAGGTGATCGGATGAGTATCTTTAGTCAGAAGAGTAATGGGGGCCGAATGGGAGGCACGTATGGCCGGCGAGCTCTGGGGAATGGTAGCGGGGGCAGCACAGGGCAGTTTGACAAAATCCATATCAATGATTGGAAGCCACCACCTTCTGCGATGATGCCGAGtactttggaagaggaagctcAATTGGAAGCGTTGGTCGAGTATGTAAAGTCACGAGAAAAGGAGCTAGAGAAGCATAAAGCCATTGAGGAGCCGATGATCCGATTG TACTCTCATGGATCAAGGAACCTCCACAAAGCAAAGGAAAATTGGAAGGCCAAATCACACTATATCCATAATGAAATATTCAAGTACGAAACATACATCGATGCTCTGCGAAACGCAATATCCCTTCGCATCAAGAAGCAGGGCGAGAAGAAACTAGAAAAGTCACTCAACACGTCGAATAACAACTTGCAGTCGTCCTCCGGTTACAAATCCGGAGCTTTGGAAAAGACTGAAAAGGCGGTTGATGCAAGTGGCGCGGCGCAGGGTGTGAATGCGCGAGGATTAACGATTGATCCGACCATCACGGTTGGACAATCTGacgatggtgaagaagagcagcctATTACGCCGAATGCCACTATCAGGAGATGA
- a CDS encoding hsp71-like protein — protein sequence MSKPSVLGINFGQSYASIAVIDKEGHPTCIANEEGERQIACAISYAGEQVYIGNGALPHLVKNGKNTIMGFRNLLGHTYDEVDHTAILTAPLIPTSTTPAYTVDILVPPPKAPSRSGVTSSAVSGAATPVVAEPVPSKKTISVPEVTSEFLSTLLTSATDFLGVKPSACVISAPTWFTPEQKEALRKAADAAGINVLQVLDEAAAVLVGYRAGLSEERKARGLLGKPEEGNAGEEEARDKRVVVLDMGETSLAVSVIEVAEGEYTVLAKAREDKLGGREFDNLLLKHFAKEFTKKTKVALDLPCGESASDADKRAEAKLRLAVDHTKRSLSASSGAATCAVESLKEGMDLSSAINRLRFDGLAAPVYRQVGSVLSNTVKSAGLDLCQIDEVLLAGASTLFPGLQSSLSYLFPATTPITAAIDPSQVIAIGCALQALHLTSLEDNLKLEDVLATAGPEGKTDVTAAPIGIVIPSQEANTLAAVVVPSGAPLPVRRRVVIPAPAGKVALEIWEGKDEVKVDLVERPPAEKFEDDEEEEDEEEEEDEPEEVKTPITVKTKALGAVEVELQKEGQLVLEVIVQRGGGLEVRAWEEGREEAADKFEA from the exons AT GTCCAAGCCTTCCGTTCTTGGTATCAACTTCGGCCAGTCCTACGCCTCCATCGCCGTCATCGACAAG GAGGGTCACCCCACATGTATCGCCAAtgaggagggtgagagGCAAATTGCCTGTGCCATCTCCTACGCTGGAGAGCAAGTCTACATCGGTAACGGTGCTTTGCCCCACCTCGTCAAGAACGGCAAGAACACCATTATGGGCTTCCGAAACCTCCTTGGCCACACTTACGACGAAGTCGACCACACCGCTATTCTTACCGCTCCCCTTATCCCCACCTCTACTACCCCCGCCTACACTGTTGACATCCTTGTGCCTCCTCCCAAGGCTCCCAGCCGATCTGGTGTCACTTCCAGTGCTGTTTCCGGCGCTGCTACCCCCGTTGTTGCCGAACCCGTCCCTAGTAAAAAGACCATCTCTGTCCCAGAGGTCACCAGCGAGTTCCTGTCCACCCTGTTGACTTCGGCCACTGACTTCCTCGGCGTCAAGCCTTCCGCCTGTGTCATTTCTGCCCCCACTTGGTTTACCCCGGAACAGAAAGAAGCTTTGAGAAAAGCTGCCGACGCTGCTGGTATCAACGTTCTTCAGGTTTTGGACGAGGCCGCTGCTGTTTTGGTTGGCTACAGGGCCGGTCTTagtgaggagaggaaggccAGAGGTTTGTTGGGTAAACCCGAGGAGGGTAACGccggtgaagaggaggccAGGGACAAGAGAGTTGTTGTCCTTGATATGGGAGAAACTTCTTTGGCGGTTAGTGTGATCGAGGTCGCTGAAGGAGAGTACACGGTTTTGGCCAAGGCCAGGGAGGACAAGCTTGGCGGTAGGGAATTTGACAACTTG CTCCTCAAACACTTTGCCAAGGAATTCACCAAGAAGACCAAGGTAGCGCTTGACCTTCCCTGTGGCGAGTCCGCCTCTGACGCCGACAAGCGTGCCGAGGCCAAGCTCCGTCTCGCGGTTGACCACACCAAGCGATCTTTGAGTGCTTCCAGCGGTGCTGCCACCTGTGCCGTCGAGTCTCTCAAGGAAGGCATGGATCTCTCTTCCGCTATCAACCGTCTCCGATTTGACGGTTTGGCCGCTCCCGTCTACCGACAAGTTGGCTCAGTTCTCTCCAACACCGTCAAGTCTGCTGGGCTCGACCTCTGCCAGATTGACGAAGTTCTTCTCGCGGGCGCATCCACCCTTTTCCCTGGTTTACAATCTAGCCTCTCTTATCTCTTCCCCGCTACTACCCCCATCACCGCCGCTATCGACCCCTCCCAGGTTATCGCCATTGGCTGTGCCCTTCAGGCTCTTCACCTTACTTCTCTTGAAGACAATCTTAAACTTGAGGATGTTCTCGCCACTGCCGGTCCCGAAGGCAAGACCGACGTCACTGCCGCCCCTATTGGCATTGTCATCCCGTCCCAGGAGGCTAACACCCTTGCCGCCGTTGTGGTCCCCTCTGGTGCTCCTCTCCCTGTTAGGAGGCGTGTTGTGATCCCTGCGCCTGCGGGCAAGGTTGCTCTTGAAATCTGGGAGGGTAAGGATGAGGTGAAGGTTGACCTCGTGGAGCGACCTCCTGCCGAGaagtttgaggatgacgaggaggaggaagacgaagaggaggaggaggatgagccTGAAGAGGTTAAGACTCCTATCACTGTCAAGACTAAAGCCCTCGGTGCCGTTGAGGTCGAATTGCAAAAAGAGGGTCAGCTCGTACTCGAAGTTATTGTGCAGCGAGGAGGTGGTCTCGAGGTCAGGgcttgggaggaaggacggGAAGAGGCTGCGGACAAGTTTGAGGCTTAG